The following proteins are co-located in the Colius striatus isolate bColStr4 chromosome 6, bColStr4.1.hap1, whole genome shotgun sequence genome:
- the SLC35C1 gene encoding GDP-fucose transporter 1, whose amino-acid sequence MSRAQLTRTGILRMALGGGAGDPLLPAEGGGDQRAPFLLRALRIAVVVCLYWFTSIAMVFLNKYLLDSPSLRLDAPLFVTFFQCALTAALCLGLSLGSACGPPCPGLPALRLDPKVSRSVLPLSAVFIGMVTSNNLCLKHVGVAFYNVGRSLTTVFNVLLSYLLLKQTTSLYALLACGVIIGGFWLGVDQEGAEGTLSWTGIFFGILASLCVSLNAIYTKKVLPVVDGSIWRLTFYNNVNACVLFFPLMMLLGEFRTLYHFDKLGSPSFWGMMTLGGVFGFAIGYVTGLQIKFTSPLTHNVSGTAKACAQTVLAVIYFEETKSFLWWTSNLMVLGGSFAYTWVKGLEMRKVQEDPNVKSGERNDTGV is encoded by the exons ATGAGCAGAGCGCAGCTGACGCGGACCGGGATCCTGCGGATGGCGCTGGGCGGCGGCGCCGGCGACCCGCTGCTGCCGGCGGAGGGCGGCGGGGACCAGCGGGCCCCCTTCCTGCTGAGGGCCCTGCGCATCGCCGTGGTGGTTTGCCTCTACTGGTTCACCTCCATCGCCATGGTCTTCCTCAACAAGTACCTGCTGGACAGCCCCTCGCTGCGCCTCGACGCCCCCCTCTTCGTCACTTTCTTCCAGTGCGCCCTGACGGCCGCCCTGTGCCTGGGCCTCAGCCTGGGCTCGGCCTGCGGCCCCCCGTGCCCCGGCCTGCCCGCCCTGCGCCTCGACCCCAAGGTGTCCCGCAGCGtcctgcccctctccgccgtcttCATCGGCATGGTCACCTCCAACAACCTCTGCCTCAAGCACGTCGGCGTGGCCTTCTACAACGTGGGGCGGTCCCTCACCACCGTCTTCAACGTGCTGCTCTCCTACCTGCTCCTCAAGCAGACCACCTCCCTCTACGCCCTCCTGGCCTGCGGAGTCATCATAG GTGGCTTTTGGCTGGGTGTTGACCAGGAAGGAGCAGAGGGCACTCTGTCATGGACAGGTATATTCTTTGGGATCTTAGCAAGCCTGTGTGTTTCACTCAATGCCATCTACACCAAGAAGGTGCTGCCTGTGGTGGATGGTAGCATCTGGCGCCTGACCTTCTACAACAACGTCAATGCTTGTGTCCTCTTCTTCCCCCTCATGATGCTGCTGGGTGAGTTCCGCACCCTCTACCACTTTGACAAACTGGGGAGCCCCAGTTTCTGGGGCATGATGACCCTGGGGGGAGTATTTGGCTTTGCCATCGGGTATGTGACTGGACTTCAGATCAAGTTCACTAGCCCACTCACCCACAATGTGTCTGGGACAGCCAAGGCCTGTGCCCAAACGGTGCTGGCTGTTATCTACTTTGAGGAGACAAAGAGCTTCTTGTGGTGGACGAGTAACTTGATGGTTCTGGGAGGCTCCTTCGCATACACTTGGGTGAAAGGGCTGGAGATGAGAAAGGTGCAAGAAGATCCTAATGTCAAAAGCGGTGAAAGAAATGACACTGGTGTGTAA